In a single window of the Branchiostoma floridae strain S238N-H82 chromosome 2, Bfl_VNyyK, whole genome shotgun sequence genome:
- the LOC118408630 gene encoding stimulator of interferon genes protein-like yields MEQERKENNGFGSIPAPRVHRTGVFHCTLLLAVWLAFWFGAWFVMQTVCSMLGLHLQPSPGENSANDIDIETSTFTRYLFITAALVLTTVVSELMHSVVLFVEEWKHVNSRHGSRYQAFQSCLHFEFPMRGAFPALLVLSVVVISMICFLKTEMLAQLLSQYLDLLVLLTGVQLVILSYFMKPAEVEVMEQVEGTNQNVAHGLAWSFYTGYLKIVLPGLCERIEQSAWKDKIHPTAHRLLVLIPLKCEVRAKLEDEDSNIEKEYCVVEYATNVQTLYDMQESKACAGFSREAREQQMLRITNWPGSSCAPWSS; encoded by the exons ATGGAGCAGGAGAGGAAGGAGAATAATGGTTTCGGCAGTATTCCTGCACCAAGGGTTCACAGGACTGGTGTGTTCCACTGCACCCTCCTGCTGGCAGTCTGGCTAGCTTTCTGGTTTGGGGCCTGGTTTGTCATGCAAACAGTATGCAGCATGCTAGGTCTTCATCTTCAACCTTCACCAG GGGAAAATTCTGCAAATGACATAGACATTGAGACGTCCACGTTTACTCGCTACCTGTTCATCACAGCTGCTCTTGTTCTCACGACTGTGGTCTCTGAGCTCATGCACAGTGTGGTTCTCTTTGTGGAGGAATGGAAACATGTCAACTCTCGGCATGGAAGCAG GTACCAAGCCTTCCAGAGTTGTCTCCACTTTGAATTCCCCATGAGAGGCGCTTTTCCTGCCCTGCTGGTTTTGTCTGTGGTCGTCATATCTATGATATGCTTCCTGAAGACTGAGATGCTCGCCCAACTGTTATCCCAGTACCTGGACCTGCTGGTGCTGCTGACGGGGGTGCAGCTTGTCATCCTCTCGTACTTCATG AAGCCAGCTGAAGTGGAGGTGATGGAGCAGGTGGAAGGAACCAATCAGAACGTGGCCCATGGACTGGCCTGGTCCTTCTACACTGGCTATCTCAAGATTGTTCTACCTG GTCTTTGTGAGAGAATTGAGCAGTCAGCATGGAAAGACAAAATCCACCCCACAGCTCACAGGCTGTTGGTTCTGATCCCCCTGAAATGTGAGGTCAGAGCCAAGCTGGAGGATGAAGACTCCAACATTGag AAAGAGTACTGTGTTGTGGAGTATGCTACCAATGTACAAACACTGTACGACATGCAGGAATCCAAAGCCTGTGCAGGGTTCAGCAGAGAGGCCAGGGAACAACAG ATGCTGAGGATCACAAACTGGCCAGGGTCATCCTGCGCACCCTGGAGCAGCTGA
- the LOC118409852 gene encoding nucleotide triphosphate diphosphatase NUDT15-like, producing MPPPLAPNGITQTSMAEPVRPKVGVGVLVTSHQHPGCVVVGKRKGAAGSGTYALPGGHLEFGEEWADCATREVLEETGLKLKNIRFATVVNGIKLSENYHYITIFMQAEVDSSYREEPVNLEPDKCEGWEWFAWDKFPDHDQLFRPLQCCREEGYNPFHTNNR from the exons ATGCCCCCTCCCCTTGCCCCAAATGGTATAACCCAAACAAGTATGGCGGAGCCTGTCCGACCGAAAGTAGGAGTCGGTGTGTTGGTGACCAGCCACCAGCACCCAGGCTGTGTTGTGGTCGGGAAGAGGAAAGGAGCAGCCGGTTCAGGAACATATGCACTGCCTGGTGGGCATCTGGAGTTCGG TGAGGAGTGGGCAGACTGTGCAACCAGGGAGGTTCTAGAGGAGACTGGGCTGAAACTGAAGAACATCAGATTTGCCACAGTGGTGAATGGAATAAAGCTGTCTGAGAACTACCACTACATTACCATCTTCATGCAGGCAGAGGTGGACTCTAGCTACCGAGAGGAACCGGTCAACCTAGAACCGGATAAATGTGAAG GATGGGAGTGGTTTGCGTGGGACAAGTTTCCTGACCACGACCAGCTGTTCCGACCTCTGCAGTGCTGCAGAGAAGAAGGTTACAACCCTTTCCATACAAACAACAGATGA